In Excalfactoria chinensis isolate bCotChi1 chromosome 5, bCotChi1.hap2, whole genome shotgun sequence, a single genomic region encodes these proteins:
- the ADM gene encoding pro-adrenomedullin: protein MKLVHVALLYLGSATFFGVDAARVDVATEFKRKWTNWVLSRAKRDVRPPSAPRGLGAAIDVQALVRTQDVKDPRVSQPSVREDAHIRVKRYRQSVNSYPHLPTFRMGCRFGTCTVQKLAHQLYQLTDKVKDGAAPVNKISPQGYGRRRRSLPDSFLRTVRAEPRVPILGV from the exons ATGAAACTGGTTCACGTAGCGCTACTCTATCTCGGCTCTGCGACATTCTTCGGGGTGGATGCTGCGAGGGTGGACGTAGCCACAGAGTTCAAACGAAA ATGGACGAACTGGGTACTGAGCCGGGCCAAGCGGGACGTGAGGCCTCCGAGCGCGCCCCGAGGGCTGGGAGCGGCCATCGACGTGCAGGCGCTCGTACGGACCCAGGACGTGAAGGATCCCCGCGTCTCGCAACCCAG CGTTCGGGAGGATGCTCACATCCGTGTCAAGCGCTACCGCCAGAGCGTTAACAGCTACCCCCACCTCCCGACCTTCCGCATGGGGTGCCGCTTCGGGACGTGCACGGTGCAGAAGCTGGCCCATCAGCTCTACCAGCTGACCGACAAAGTGAAAGACGGCGCCGCCCCCGTCAACAAGATCAGCCCGCAGGGCTACGGCCGCCGCCGGCGCTCCCTGCCCGACAGTTTCCTCCGGACCGTGCGGGCGGAGCCCCGCGTCCCCATTCTCGGCGTGTGA